The Flavobacteriales bacterium genomic interval ACGGCCAGCACGATGCGTCCGTCTTCCGGCTCTATCTTTTTATCAACGACCAATAAGTCTCCATTGTCGATTCCCGCATCGACCATACTTTGACCATTCGCGCGCACGCAAAAACTATCGTGGGGATTCAACACCAACTCGCGATTCAGGTCGATCGTGCGATCTACCGTACCGGTCACGTAACTCGGCGTACCCGCAGATACACTGTAATCGAAAAGGGGCAATGAAATGGTAGGGCCGTTATGTAGAGAGCTGATTTGCACAGCACTAATATAGTGCTAAGCTTT includes:
- the umuD gene encoding translesion error-prone DNA polymerase V autoproteolytic subunit, producing the protein MSAVQISSLHNGPTISLPLFDYSVSAGTPSYVTGTVDRTIDLNRELVLNPHDSFCVRANGQSMVDAGIDNGDLLVVDKKIEPEDGRIVLAVVNGDFTVKRLIKRNGRVILQPENEAFQPLEIDAYMDFRIWGVVTGVIKSFL